TCTCCAccaaaaacaagcaaaaatgGGGGAAGAGAACCCAACTCATAGATCCTCCTCTCTTTCTGAACCTCCATCCATTTCTCAATTCTCCTCGTGTAGTCTCCTCCTCTCCATCTTCCCAAATCCATTACCATCACACCCGTATTGAAATAACATGGCTTCTTCCCTGCAAAAATGCCTGAAAGCTCCCCATCAAACCAGAACTTATCCGAGAAGTACTTTGTGAAGTTTGCATGACAATATACTGGAGCTCCAATCACTCTCGAACCCATCAGATTTGTTCTCCATAGCTTCTGAATATCGTCAACAACCACGACATCAGAGTCCAGATAGATCACACGATCGACACAGCCGTCAAGCATATCGGCCAAGTAGCTCCTGGCATAGTTCAGTGGGTTATCAAGAGCCCGACGGATGGAAGATGAGATGAGACCCTTTACCAAACTCTCATTGAAGACATGAACTCTGAAATTCAGAGAGGGGAACACTGATCGTACAATCCCGGACAAGTCATCTGGATTCATGGAGTTGGAATCGGAGgcaatgaaatgaaagaaaatgttgtCAGGGCAAGAAGCGTGTCTCAAAACAGAATGAACTGCCGCCACAGAACCTCTCAAATATTCCACA
Above is a genomic segment from Vitis riparia cultivar Riparia Gloire de Montpellier isolate 1030 chromosome 14, EGFV_Vit.rip_1.0, whole genome shotgun sequence containing:
- the LOC117929667 gene encoding probable galacturonosyltransferase-like 10, with product MEANTMVCVRGFVLVLLLFLSPANAIRSFPSKERDGVGESGIKSHVGLQFAEAPEYRNGPQCPISSGEEGLVSVCDPVLLHIAMTLDVEYLRGSVAAVHSVLRHASCPDNIFFHFIASDSNSMNPDDLSGIVRSVFPSLNFRVHVFNESLVKGLISSSIRRALDNPLNYARSYLADMLDGCVDRVIYLDSDVVVVDDIQKLWRTNLMGSRVIGAPVYCHANFTKYFSDKFWFDGELSGIFAGKKPCYFNTGVMVMDLGRWRGGDYTRRIEKWMEVQKERRIYELGSLPPFLLVFGGEVEGIDHRWNQHGLGGDNVVSSCRSLHPGPASLLHWSGKEKPWRRLDAGKPCPVDHLWAPYDLFRNRQQQDQLLISSYTSL